GCAACTCGGCCCGGTCATCGTCGGATCGTTCCTGGGGAACTACTTCCCGATGGCGACGGAGGTGTACACCGCCGACCCCGCCGCGCTCCCGTCCACGTACCGGAACTTCCGTCACGCGGTCCTGCAGGCGGCGCTCCACCGACGCGCCGACGCCCCTGTCCGTGCGCGAGTCACGGGCCGCCCCCTCCACGACGCGGATCTATCGACCGAACTCGAGGGGGTCGTCGTCGACGTGCGGCAGTCGCTCCTCGAACCGCAGACCAGTTCGTTCCCCGTCGAGAACACGCTCATCGTCGAGACCGCCGAGGGGACCTACAGCGTCGGCGGTCGCGGCGCGTTCGTCGAGGACTTCGAGGCCACCGACGTCGAACTGCGACCGGCGGACGCGCCGAACTGACCCGTCACGGCGGGGCGATCTCGATCCGGTCTCGTCGGATCCGCTCTTGCGAGTGCAGGGCGTGGCCCCCGGACTCGCGCCGTCAGGACGGCGCGGAGATGGAGAGGGGGAGGTAGGTGTCTTCCCAGTCGTGGCGGGCGGCGAGCGCTTCCCGCCCCTCCTCCGAGAGCGCGTACCAGTTGGTTCGACGGTCGATCTCGCCCTTCTCGACGTATCCGCGATTGACGAGGGTGTCGAGGTTCGGATACAACCGCCCGTGCGTGATCTCGCGATCCATCTGCGCTTCCAGTTCGCTCTTGACCTGCTGGCCCGACGACCGGTCGGAGCCCGCGATCACGTACAACAGGTCGCGCTGAAAGCCAGTGAGCTCGAACAGTGTCATGATACTCTCGTACCCCGGTGGTACGCCGTCCTATTCGTGCGAGTGGTAAAGACACGCACGGATCGTTGCCGGCACAACACTCACGCTGCCGTGCCTGATTCGGGTAGCGAGTCGACGGGTCGATACATTCGGCGCTCCGGGGTCCCCCGGTCCGCTCTCTGATCGTCGCTCGGAGACGACGTTCGCGCTTAAGGATGGATTTACATCACGAGCGAGCGCGACGCCGGACTCGGAGGCGGACGTATCGGACGCGCGACGGTCCGAACAGATACCGGTCGTCCCTCTCGCCGGTCGAACCGTCGGTACGTCACCTCCGCGTAGACCCATCGCGCTCGATCCGACCTCGAGGGGCGATCTATTTATTATTAACTACTCGTTTAGAGCGTCAATATGCGGTGATCGTTCGGTCACCTTCACGGTGAGTCCGCAGGGGTCCCTGGAACCGCCTTGCTGGCGTAGTACTGAACAGATCACGACACGTACTGCTCGATTTTGATGGCTGAACCCGCTATCTTCGAGGGCAGTAGAACCTCACCAAATGATTTATAAAACGAGGTTCGGGACAGTATCGTAGTGCTAAGTCATATAATACGTTGGTGTTTTGAAATTCTGTATAGCTCGAAAATAGAGTTTCTATCTCTACCGTCGAACGACCCGGCGTCGTGTGACGACCGCGGTCGCGGAGAGCGGGATGACGTCCGTACCCGGAGACGTTCGCTCGAGCGAACTGGTCAGAGAGCGTGGAAGTCGGGCTGGGATAACACCACTATCGTTGTTAGTGCGACCGGGGGTACGACCCTTCGGTCGGGTCAGTACTCGCGGTATCCGGGGTCCTCGAACCGCCGGATGTCGGGTTCGTGGCCCTCGACCCGTTCGATGTGCGCCGCGAGGCGTTCCCGGAGGTCGTCAGCCACGTCGCGGTAGTCGTACCGGCCGACGAGGTTGACCGACTCCTCGGGGTCGCGCCCGAGGTCGTAGAGGTACCGCTCGAGGTAGACGTCGCTGTTCGGATCACCGTTGCCGCCGCGCCACCCGTTCTCGGTCGGGGCCGCGACGGCGTACTTCCAGCGCGGGGTCCGGATCGCGCGACCGATCTCCGACTCGCTGATCTGGACGAACGCCTCGCCGCCGCCGTCCGGTCGCTCGCCGCGGATCACCGGCAGGAGGCTCTCGCCGTGCAGCCCGTCGGGGATCGGGACGCCGGCCGCGTCGAGGAGCGTCGGTGCGAGGTCGACGAGGCTGGTGACGCGCTCGACCGTCCGACCCCGATCGAACCCCGGGCCGGAGAGGATCGCCGGGACGCGGATGGCGGACTCGTGACACGTCCGCTTGTGCTCGCCGGGTCGCGTGCGGAAGTGACAGCCGTGATCGGACGTGTACCCGACGACGGTGTCCTCGCGGAGGCCGCCGCGGTCGAGGACCGAGAGCAGTCGGGCGACGCACTCGTCGAGGCGCTCGCACATCCCGTAGTAGTCGGGGAGTTCGTCGTACCACTCGCCCGGACGACCCCGCAGGTCCGGCGGCACGTAGGGGTTCGTCGCGTGGCGATCCGCGTACCCATCCGGTGCCACGAAGGTCCACCTGTCGTTCTGGTCGTGCGGTTCCAGGTAGGACACGACGAGGAAGAACGGTTCCTCGAGCGCGTCGAGCGCCTCGGCGGCGAAGTCGGTGAACGCGTCCGCCCGGTACCGCTCGAACTCGACGGGCTCGCCGGACTCGTCGTAGAGGTGGCCCTCCTCGGGGGACGTCGTGAACTCGGGGACGTCGGCCGCGATCCAGACGTCCTCGTACCCGCCGCGCCGGTCGCGCGGGACCGGCGCGTCGTGCGTGCCGGCGATGTGCCAGCTGCCGACGAACCCGACGTCGTACCCGGCGTCGCCGAAGTGGTGAGCCAGCGTTCGCTCGCCGGCGATGGAGCGCGAGAGCCGCCAGACGCCGGTCTCGGTGGCGTGCTTCCCCGTCTGGAGGGCGGCCTTGGCGGGGCCGCACGTCGGCTGGGGCGTGACCGCGTTCTCCAGTCTCGTTCCCCGTCGGGCCAGCGCGTCGAGCGTCGGTGTGAGGTCCATCGGCGACCCGTACGCGCCGACCGTGTCCCAGCGCTGCTGGTCGGTCAGGATCAGGAGGACGTTCGGCCGTTCGCGAGATGATGACATACGAGCACGTTCGCACCGATCCACTTGAAGACTCTGTCTCCGCACCGACCGTTCGCGCTGTGGAAACGCGCGGGTTCGACCGACGACCGTACCGGCGTCACGCAGTCACGACCGGAGGCGGTTCCGGATCGAGTTCGCCGTGCTCCCGAGGAAGCTCGGGACGTCCGAACGCGCGAACGTCTCCGTCATCCGTTCGGCCGATCCGGCGACCGAGACGGCGGCGATCGCCCGCCCCTCCTCGTTCGTGATCGGCGACGCGACGCAGTACTCCCCCTCGACGTACTCGCCGCGGTCGTACGCGATTCGCGTATCGTGAACGTTCTGGAGTTCCGCCGCGAGTTCGTCGCGGTCCGTCGTCGTCTGTTCAGTGAGTGAGTCGAGTCCGCGGTGGTCGAAGACGCGTTCGCGGACCGCCTCGTCCGTGTACGCCAGGATCGCCTTTCCCCCCGCGGTGGCGTGGAGCGGGACGCGCTCGCCCTCGTACTGGAACACCCGGTCGACGTCCGCCGGGACGACCTGGTTCACGTAGATCCCGCGACCGTGTTCGGGGACCATCAGGGTCGCCACTCGACCGGTCGTCTCGGCGAGCCGTTCGAGGGCGTCCTGCGAGGCCCCGTAGACGTCGAGCCGCGACCGGGCGGCGACGCCCAGCCCGAGGAGACCGACCGCCAGCCGGTACGAACCGTCGTCCTTCACCACGTAGTCGAGGCGGTGGAGCGTCGAGAGGTGCTTGTGGACCGTCCCCTTCGCGAGGTCGAGTTCCCCCGCGAGTTCGGTGACGCCCGCCCCGTCGAGGCGTTTCAGCGCCTCGATGACGCGGAAACTCGTCCTGGTCGCTTCGACCGTCCGCCCTTCCTGTTCGGGGATGTCACCGACGTCCATGGCGATCCGGTACCCGCCCGACTACATAAGCGTGTCCGTGTCCGTTCGCGCAGCGTGAACGAACGGCCGCGCGACCCGCGAATCGACCGGCGACGCGCGGCCGCGAAAACAGTTCCACCCGGGCGGTCGATCGCAGTGCGTTCACGCATCGTGAACGGAACGCGTGCTCAGTCGTCCGCCTCCATCCGAACCGGCCGGTCCGACGGGGAATCCGGCCAGTCGAGGTCGGGGAGGTACTCCTCGTTGGCCTCGATGAGGTCCTCGACCATCTCGTGGATCTCCTCGAGCGTCAGCCGGGCGCTCGTCAGCGGGTCGAGCGTGACGGCCTGGTGGACCTTCCGGCGGTCGTTCTCCAGCGCCCCTTGAACGGCGAGGTCGTAGACGGCGGTGTGCTGGCGGTCGAGCGCCGCGAGCTGGGGCGGCAGTTCGCCGACCGAGCAGGGGTGGAGTCCCGCGCCGTCGACGAGGACGGGCACCTCGACGCAGGCGTCGTTCGGGAGGTTCGCGACGGCGTTCGTCTCGTTGCTCACGTTCAGGTTGAACCGGCGCGGCGTGCCCGTCTCCAGCGAGTGGATGAGCCGCGAGGCGTACTCCTCCGAGCGCTCCGCGCCCACCTCGCCGAGGTCGGGCTCGAGGGCCGGATCGTCACGTGCCGCGGAGCGCTCGGTCCATCCCTCCAGGTAGCTGGCGGTCGGCATCCGCTCGGCGTAGTCCGTCCCGGTCATCGCCTCGACGACCGCCGGGTCCGTCCGGAAGTAGGGGACGTACTCGCTCACGTGGTGGCTGGACTCGGTGGGGAACGCGCCGAAGTGCTTCATCATCTCGAAGCGGACCGTGTCCCGCTCGTACGTCTCGGGGTCCTCTGCGGCGGCTTCAAGTTCCGGGTAGACGGAGTCGCCGTCGTGTTCCGCTTCGAGGAACCACGCCATGTGGTTGATGCCGGCTACCCAGTAGTCGAGTTCGTCCTCGGGGACGCCGGCGTAGTCCGCGATCGCCGCCGCGGTGTGCGGGACGCTGTGGCAGAGCCCGACCGTCTCGACGGTCGTCGCGTCGAACACGGCCTTACAGAGGATGGCCATCGGGTTCGTGTAGTTGAGGAGGAGGGCGTCGGGACAGAGGCGCTCCACGTCTCGGGCGACGTCGAGCAGGGTCGGGATCGTCCGCAGGCCGCGGAAGACGCCGCCCGGACCGGTCGTGTCGCCGATGGCTTGCTCGACGCCGTACTCCTCGGGGATGCGGATCTCGTTCTCGAACGGTTCGATGCCCCCGACGTTGATCATGTTCACGACGTAGTCCGCGCCGTCGAGGGCCGCCCGTCGATCCAGCGTGGCCTCGACCGTCGCGTCGAGCCCCTCGTTCTCGACGATGGCGTCCGCGACCCGCCGGGTCCGATCGAGGCGGCGTTCGTCGACGTCCATCAGGACGATCTCGCTGTCGGAGAGGTCGTCGAAGGAGAGGACGTCGCCGACGAGCTTGGTCGCGAACACCATACTGCCGGCCCCGATGAAGGCTATCCGTGGCATGCGTCTGAGCATGCCAGCTTCTCCCGTATAAATCTATACGTCCACCGGTCGGAGAGGGTGTCGACTCCTGTCGACCGAAATTTATATATGCCTCTACCTCGGTTCTTCGTTGTCTACCATGCTAGAAGACGCCATGCCGCCCGGCGTGAGCCGGCGCTCCGTGCTGGCGGGAGCCAGCGCGACGATCGCTGCATCGCTGTCCGGTTGTGCCGCGCTCGGGGGAAGCGGCGGTGGAGGTTCCGGGAAGCCGATCTTCTGGACCGAATACTTCGCCGACGAGGTCGACGACCCCTGGGAGAACTGGTACCACGAGTCGTACGAGAAGGAGACGGGGACCGACGTGACGGTCGCGGGCTTCCCGTACGCCGACCGGCGGAAGAAGTTCCTCACGTCAGCGCGGAGCGGAAATCCCGACTACATCGAGGGAGTCCTCTCGCACCTCAGCGAGTTCGTGAAGGCCGACCTCCTCGAACCCATCACCGACCGGGCGAAAGACCTCGAGCACTTCGACGGCTACGTCGACGGGGCCATCGACGCGGTCTCCTACCGGGGGGAACTCTACGGCCTCCCGTTCACCGGGAACGGCCGCGCGCTAATCTACCGGAAGGACGTCTTCGAGAAACACGGACTCGAACCGCCGGAGACGGCAGCGGACTTCCTCGAGGCGGGCCGCGTCATCAACGAGCGCGAGGACGACATGTGGGCATTCCACAACTGCACGAAGAAGGGGAGTACGCGCGCCTTCCAGGAGTGGATGTCCCACGTCTATCAGCACGCGGACGCCCTCTACACCTACGAGGGGGGGAGTCCCACGCTCGTCGCCAGCGCCGACGCGCTCGGTCAGGTGTTCGATAATTTCTACTACCAGGTGTGGGCGTCCGACGAGCCGATCGCGAACCCCGACCAGCGCGGCACCGGCTGGCAGGTCAACGACCCCGGCTACCTCAACGGCCAGTTCGCGATGATCGAGTGTGGGCCGTGGCTCCGCGGTTGGACGACCGGTGAGGAAGTCACGAACTCGGAGCGGACGAAGACGATCCTCAACGAGAAGACGGCCGTCGCACACCTCCCCCACGCCGGTACGGCGAGACGAGGGACGTACCTCGAGGTGAAACCGGTCATGGTCAACAAGCACTCCGAGCAGACGGACCTCGCCTGGGAGGGCGTCAGCCTGTTCACCAGCCCCGAGTCCTTCCGCCAGTTGAAGCAGGCGGAGCCGAACAGCGGCGACCTCGCCACCCCGGTCCACGAGGACATCGAGTCGACGCTCAGCGACGAGGACTGGCTCCCGTTCGTCGACGTCTTCGAGACGGGTACCCCGCTCGCGAAGATCAGTTGGGGACCGGTCAGGAAGGCGTTCTACGGCGAGATGCAGCGGGTCATCTACGGGAAGAAGGCACCCGATCGGGCAGGCAAGGACCTCCACAGCCGACTGAAAGAGCTGGAGTCCGAGGTGTAGATCGTGACGACGAACACGGAGTCCAGCCGTGCATCCCACCGCTCGCGGTACGTGGACGAGTTCCGCTCGCTGATCGGCGAGACGTGGCTGGGCGTCGGCCTCGTCCTCCCGGCCACGCTCCTGCTGTGCGTCATCGTCCTCTACCCGACGCTTCGGGGGATCTCGCTGGCGTTCCTCGAGAAGTCGCTGCTCCACCCGAACTCGGCGGAGTTCGTCGCGCTCCAGAACTTCTCCCGAATGGCGAGCGATCCGACGTTCTGGCTCGCGCTGAAGAACACGGTCCTGCTGACGGGCGTCGCCGTCTCGCTCGAGTATCTCCTCGGGTTGGGTCTCGCGCTCGTGCTCAAACAGAAAGTCCCCGGCATGTCGATCTTCCGGAGCGTCTCGATGGTCACGTGGGTGCTCCCGATCGTCGTGATGGTCATCATCTTTCAGTGGATGGTGCAACTCGACTACGGGATCGTCAACGTCGTGCTGGGGGCGCTCGGACTCCCGACAAAGTACTGGTTCGGGAGTACGACGTGGGCCTTCCCACTGATCACCGTGATGCACGTGTGGCGCAACATGCCGTTCTTCGCCATCGCGCTCCTCGCGAGCATGAAGAGCATCCCCGAGTCGCAGTACGAGGCAGCACGGATGGACGGTGCGAGCCCGCTCCAGCAGTTTCGGTACATAACCCTCCCGCAGATCTCGTACGTCTCGATGATCATGATCGTCCTCCACGTCATCTTCACGTTCAACAACTTCGACATCGTCTACCTCTCGACGGGCGGCGGCCCGCTCCAGTCGACCGAGGTGCTCGCCACGTACGTGTACAAGCAGGCGTTCGGCTCCTACGCGCTCGGGTACGCCGCCTCCATCGGCGTCGTGATGCTCGTGCTCATGCTGTCGTTCACCGTCGTCTACGTCAAACTCGAGGGGGTGGGCGAATGACGCTCCCGTCGCTCACACCGGCCGGAGTGCAGGGTGCGCGCGAGGCGTCCGACGCGGCCCGCATCGACGGAGGTGACTGGTGATGTCGACGCGGTCGCCGAACGGCCTCGTCGAACGCTTCGACGCGTGGCTCGGCACGGAAGTGAGCGCCAGGAGGGGCGTCGTCGTCTACGCGGTCCTCGGGGTGTACTTCTCCTTCCTCCTCCTGCCCATCGCCTACCTCGTCCTCTCGACGCTGGTCGCGGAGAGCGTCCTCTACTCCGGGCGCGTCCTCCCCGCGCTCTCCGAGTTGACGATCGGTCACTACGTGACCGTCCTCACGAAGGGGGAGTTCCAGCGCTACGCGGTCAACTCAATCGTCGTCGCGACCGGGACCACGACGCTGACGCTCCTGTTCGGATCGCTGGCAGGGTACGCGCTCAGCCGGTTCGACTTCCCCGGCAAGCGCGTGTTGCTGCTCGGCTACGTCTCCACACAGATGCTCCCCTGGGTGCTGGTGCTCATCCCGTTCTTCCTGGTGATGTTCAACCTGCACCTCATCGACACGCACACCGGGATCGTGCTGGCGCACACCGCGTTCGCGCTGCCGTTCGCCGTGTGGCTCCTGAAGGGCTACTTCGACGACATCCCCGAGTCGCTCGACGAGGCGGCGAGGATGGACGGCTGTTCGCAGTACGAGGTGATGCGCCACGTCGTCTTCCCCCTGGCGCTCCCCGGCATGGCCGTCGCGGGCTTCTACACCTTCGTGCTGTCGTGGAACGACTACCTCGCCGTGTCCATCCTCTCTCAGACGGCCGCGACGCGGACGCTCCCATTCGGTCTCCAGTTGTTCCAGTCCTCGAACACCGTCAACTGGGGGCTGGTCCTCACCGCCGCGACGCTGACGATGCTCCCCGTCGTCGTCCTGTTCTCGCTCGTCCAGCGGTGGGTCGTCGAGGGGCTGGCGGGCGGCGGCATGAAGGGCATGTGACCGTCCGTCTCCGGCGGGGCCCGTTCCGTTCGCCGGCGCGGGAGAAGAAGATTTAACACTGATAACCGACAACGAGAAACTCACATGGGACAGCTTAGCATACAGGGGTTGACCAAACGGTTCAGCAACGCGGAGGGTGACATCGTCGCCGTCGACGACGTCTCGATGGACATCGAGGACGGGGAGTTTCTCGTTCTGGTCGGGCCGTCGGGCTGTGGCAAGTCCACGACGCTCCGCTGTATCGCCGGCCTGGAGAGCGCGACGGAGGGGACAATCTCCCTCGATGGCGTCGACATCACCGACCGCCGCTCGCAGGATCGGGACATCGCGATGGTCTTCCAGAACTACGCGCTCTACCCGCACATGACCTCGCGACGGAACATGTCGTTCGGTCTGGAGATGAGCACGAGCCTCTCCGACGGAGAGATCGACGAACGCGTCGAGGAGGCCGCCCGGATGATGGGGATCGAGGACCTCCTCGAGAAGAAGCCGAAGGAACTCTCCGGCGGGCAACAGCAGCGCGTCGCACTCGGCCGCGCCATCGTGCGCGACCCGGCGGTCTTCCTGATGGACGAACCGCTCTCCAACCTCGACGCCAAGCTCCGGACGCAGATGCGCACCGAACTCCAGGCGCTCCAGCAGGAACTGGACGTGACAACCGTCTACGTGACCCACGACCAGACGGAGGCCATGACGATGGCCGATCGGGTCGCCGTCCTCGACGGCGGCGAACTCCAGCAGGTCGGCACGCCACTCGAGTGCTACCACGCGCCGGCGAACCGCTTCGTCGCGGGGTTCATCGGGTCGCCGTCGATGAACTTCTTCGACGTGGCCTACGACGCCGAGGCGGGTGAACTCGTCCACGACGCGTTCGCGTACCCGCTCTCGGGGTCCGCCCGGGAGGCGCTCGCCGCCGCGGACGCCGACGAGGCGCTCACGCTGGGAATCCGCCCCGAGGACGTCCGCCTGACCGACGGGGAGGCGGGAGGTCACGCCATCGACATCGACGTGAACGTGATCGAACCGCTCGGCGACCAGACGTTCGTCTACTTCGAACTCGGAGAGCGGACGTACACCGCGAGCGTCAGCGGCGAGCGCGTCGTGCGGGAGGGCGAGCACGTCGAGGTCGTCTTCCCGGAGGACCGCCTGCACGTGTTCGACCGACGGACCGGCGAGGCGATCAAGAACTGCGACGTCGGAGCGGAGGTCGGGGTGAGCGGCGTCGGTGCGACCGACGCCGACGTCGGCCGCTCGTCCGCTGGCGACTGACGGTCCGTCTCCGAACGCCTCGTTCTCCCCGGCCTGTGAACCGCTCTCGGAGCGGCCGGGAGCGACCGCTCGGCTCGTACTCCGATCGCGTGGCGACAGACTCGAGTATCGACTTCACCTCCTCCGTCGGACGGCAACTCCCGACCTCCGATCGACGATATACATCAGTAGTGATTTCTCGAAAGTTATTACTTAAATACTATCTCCAACTATTGATGTTACGGCCGGAGTAGCGTCCCGCGACGACGCCGACCGGACCTGGGTACCGGGTCCGGACTGCGCGGCAGTCCTCGTTCGTACCGCTTCGGCGCGGGACGCACACCGAGGTACAGACGAGTACCGGTAGAATCGCCGGACGTTCCGGAGGCGGACGTTCCGGAGGCGGACGGGGCGGGTGGACGGAACCGCCCGCGCGGTGGTGCGGAGTTTCCCTCCCCGATAACGGGAGAACGTGGGGGTCTGCGCTCGTCCCGAGAGCGAACGTACCGAACGACGTGCGCCCGACGGGCACGGTTTCGCGCGGATCGATGTCCTGCGGGGAGGTACGGCGATCTCGCGAGCGTCCACGCGCGCTGGTTTCTCGAGGTGACGGACCACTCGGCGCGCCCGAGGTCGGTTCCGACGTCCGCGAACGGGACGCCGTGTACCAGTCCGAAATCGCGGAGCCAGGACCCGAGAACGCCGGCAAGCGCGTCACCGCTGCTGATCTGACCCGCCGGTCGACGGATCAGGACGAACGGGTCGAGCGCCGCGGAAACCCCACAGACCGGGTCTCGAACCCGTCGGCGATCTCGGCCGATCCGGCGATCGCCTCGGTCGTACAGCGGACGGTCCTACTCGGCGGATACGGTCATTCGACCGACTGTGACTGAGACGGGTTCCGAGTGACCGTCCAGCCCCCGTCCGTCTTTACCGACTACGTTGATATTATCGGCATCTTCGCTTCGAAGAAGGGGGTACTTACTTTCACGGTTATCGGTACCGCTTCGCGACCCGTTCGACCTTGCTCGTTCGGGCGGGGCGATCCCGTTCGCCGTCTTCGTCTTCGGCCTCGTCCTCGTCTTCGGCCTCGTCCTCGTCTTCACCCTCGTCCGGGTGCACGTGCCCCGATAGAGGTACCGTCCGGGGGGTACGGTTACCGTTCACCGCGCGCGGGGTCCCGGGACCAACGTTAAGCGACCGCTCCGCGACGTCCGAGGTGATGACCGAACGCCAACTCCTCCGACACCGGGACGCGGGCGACCCCGCCGAGGCGACGATCCGCGTGACCCCGGCGGTTCGAGGCGACGCCCCCGTGACGCCGTTCCTCCTCGGGAAGTTCTGCGAGCACCTCGGGCGGAACGTCTACAACGGCATGGACGCGCAGATCCTGCTCAACCCGACGTTCGGGCGGTGGGAGTTCCCGGTCGGCGACGACCACCCCGACGGCGGTATCCAGCCGGAACACGACCCGAACTCGCTCCGCGTCGCCATCGAGCGGTACTGCGAACGGTGGGACCTGCCCCACCCGGTCGGGCTCTGGGAGTCGTATCGCGCCGGGGGTGCGTTCGGGTGGCTACCGGCCGGCGGTGCGACGCTGAGTCCCGAGGTCGGACGGGCGGGAGATCGGGCCCAGCGCGTCTCTGGCGCGGACGGAACCGGACTGCGACAGTACACCCACCTCCCGTTGCACCGGACGCGGACCTACGAACTCGGCGGGAGCGTCCGGGCGACCGAGGCCACCGCCGTCGAGGTGTCCGTTCACCGAACGGACGACGACGCCCGGCCGACGGCCGAACTCGCGCGCGTCGAGGTTCCGGTCGGGCGGGCGTGGACGACGATCGACAGCGAGATCACCCTCCCCGAGGACGCCGACGCACCGCTCGACGACGCGTTCTGCGTCACGGTCGCGGCGGAGGGCGACGCGGACCTCGTCCTCGACCGACTGACGCTCTCGCCCGACGATCACCTCCACGGCGCTGATCCCGAGGTGATCGCGTATCTCCGTGCGGCCGACCTCCCGCTCCTCCGGTGGCCCGGCGGGAACTTCGCGTCGGGGTACCGCTGGCGCGACGGCGTCGGCCCGCTCGACGAACGGCCGTCGCGCGTCAACCCAGCGTGGGGTCGCGCCGAGTCGAACCTGTTCGGAACCGACGAGTTCCTTCGGTTCTGTGAGACGGTCGACTGCGAACCGATGATCTGCGTCAACGCGGGCGACGGACGCCCCGAGGACGCCGCCGCGTGGGTCGAGTACTGCAACGGATCGACGGAGACGGAGATGGGCGCGCTCCGGGCCGACCACGGGCACCCCGAACCGTACGGCGTCACGTTCTGGGAGATCGGTAACGAGCTGTTCGGCCGCTGGCAGGTCGGGTGGACGACGCCGGCGGGGAACGCCGACCGCTACCGACGCTTCCGCGAGGCGATGCTCGCCGCCGATCCCGACGTCGAGATCGTGGCGTGTGGAAACCGCACCTCGCCGGAGAGCCGCTGGAACGAGGAACTCCTGACGAGAGCGGGAGCCGACGCCGCCGTGCTCTCCGATCACGTCCTGACCGGCGGCGCGGTTTCATCCGCGACGGACGGAGACGAACTGTTTCGCGCCTTCCTCGGCTACGCGGACCAGCTGGGACGGGAGTACCGGGAACTCCGCGATCGGATGGCGGCGGTCGGCGTCGACGCGCCGGGGCTCGCGATCACGGAACTGCAGTTGTTCGCCGACTTCGTCCGCGATCGCGAGGTGGAGACCCACGGCGG
The window above is part of the Halomarina pelagica genome. Proteins encoded here:
- a CDS encoding PadR family transcriptional regulator, yielding MFELTGFQRDLLYVIAGSDRSSGQQVKSELEAQMDREITHGRLYPNLDTLVNRGYVEKGEIDRRTNWYALSEEGREALAARHDWEDTYLPLSISAPS
- a CDS encoding sulfatase-like hydrolase/transferase, whose product is MSSSRERPNVLLILTDQQRWDTVGAYGSPMDLTPTLDALARRGTRLENAVTPQPTCGPAKAALQTGKHATETGVWRLSRSIAGERTLAHHFGDAGYDVGFVGSWHIAGTHDAPVPRDRRGGYEDVWIAADVPEFTTSPEEGHLYDESGEPVEFERYRADAFTDFAAEALDALEEPFFLVVSYLEPHDQNDRWTFVAPDGYADRHATNPYVPPDLRGRPGEWYDELPDYYGMCERLDECVARLLSVLDRGGLREDTVVGYTSDHGCHFRTRPGEHKRTCHESAIRVPAILSGPGFDRGRTVERVTSLVDLAPTLLDAAGVPIPDGLHGESLLPVIRGERPDGGGEAFVQISESEIGRAIRTPRWKYAVAAPTENGWRGGNGDPNSDVYLERYLYDLGRDPEESVNLVGRYDYRDVADDLRERLAAHIERVEGHEPDIRRFEDPGYREY
- a CDS encoding IclR family transcriptional regulator, whose translation is MDVGDIPEQEGRTVEATRTSFRVIEALKRLDGAGVTELAGELDLAKGTVHKHLSTLHRLDYVVKDDGSYRLAVGLLGLGVAARSRLDVYGASQDALERLAETTGRVATLMVPEHGRGIYVNQVVPADVDRVFQYEGERVPLHATAGGKAILAYTDEAVRERVFDHRGLDSLTEQTTTDRDELAAELQNVHDTRIAYDRGEYVEGEYCVASPITNEEGRAIAAVSVAGSAERMTETFARSDVPSFLGSTANSIRNRLRS
- the melA gene encoding alpha-galactosidase, with translation MPRIAFIGAGSMVFATKLVGDVLSFDDLSDSEIVLMDVDERRLDRTRRVADAIVENEGLDATVEATLDRRAALDGADYVVNMINVGGIEPFENEIRIPEEYGVEQAIGDTTGPGGVFRGLRTIPTLLDVARDVERLCPDALLLNYTNPMAILCKAVFDATTVETVGLCHSVPHTAAAIADYAGVPEDELDYWVAGINHMAWFLEAEHDGDSVYPELEAAAEDPETYERDTVRFEMMKHFGAFPTESSHHVSEYVPYFRTDPAVVEAMTGTDYAERMPTASYLEGWTERSAARDDPALEPDLGEVGAERSEEYASRLIHSLETGTPRRFNLNVSNETNAVANLPNDACVEVPVLVDGAGLHPCSVGELPPQLAALDRQHTAVYDLAVQGALENDRRKVHQAVTLDPLTSARLTLEEIHEMVEDLIEANEEYLPDLDWPDSPSDRPVRMEADD
- a CDS encoding extracellular solute-binding protein; the encoded protein is MLEDAMPPGVSRRSVLAGASATIAASLSGCAALGGSGGGGSGKPIFWTEYFADEVDDPWENWYHESYEKETGTDVTVAGFPYADRRKKFLTSARSGNPDYIEGVLSHLSEFVKADLLEPITDRAKDLEHFDGYVDGAIDAVSYRGELYGLPFTGNGRALIYRKDVFEKHGLEPPETAADFLEAGRVINEREDDMWAFHNCTKKGSTRAFQEWMSHVYQHADALYTYEGGSPTLVASADALGQVFDNFYYQVWASDEPIANPDQRGTGWQVNDPGYLNGQFAMIECGPWLRGWTTGEEVTNSERTKTILNEKTAVAHLPHAGTARRGTYLEVKPVMVNKHSEQTDLAWEGVSLFTSPESFRQLKQAEPNSGDLATPVHEDIESTLSDEDWLPFVDVFETGTPLAKISWGPVRKAFYGEMQRVIYGKKAPDRAGKDLHSRLKELESEV
- a CDS encoding carbohydrate ABC transporter permease — encoded protein: MTTNTESSRASHRSRYVDEFRSLIGETWLGVGLVLPATLLLCVIVLYPTLRGISLAFLEKSLLHPNSAEFVALQNFSRMASDPTFWLALKNTVLLTGVAVSLEYLLGLGLALVLKQKVPGMSIFRSVSMVTWVLPIVVMVIIFQWMVQLDYGIVNVVLGALGLPTKYWFGSTTWAFPLITVMHVWRNMPFFAIALLASMKSIPESQYEAARMDGASPLQQFRYITLPQISYVSMIMIVLHVIFTFNNFDIVYLSTGGGPLQSTEVLATYVYKQAFGSYALGYAASIGVVMLVLMLSFTVVYVKLEGVGE
- a CDS encoding carbohydrate ABC transporter permease codes for the protein MSTRSPNGLVERFDAWLGTEVSARRGVVVYAVLGVYFSFLLLPIAYLVLSTLVAESVLYSGRVLPALSELTIGHYVTVLTKGEFQRYAVNSIVVATGTTTLTLLFGSLAGYALSRFDFPGKRVLLLGYVSTQMLPWVLVLIPFFLVMFNLHLIDTHTGIVLAHTAFALPFAVWLLKGYFDDIPESLDEAARMDGCSQYEVMRHVVFPLALPGMAVAGFYTFVLSWNDYLAVSILSQTAATRTLPFGLQLFQSSNTVNWGLVLTAATLTMLPVVVLFSLVQRWVVEGLAGGGMKGM
- a CDS encoding ABC transporter ATP-binding protein — protein: MGQLSIQGLTKRFSNAEGDIVAVDDVSMDIEDGEFLVLVGPSGCGKSTTLRCIAGLESATEGTISLDGVDITDRRSQDRDIAMVFQNYALYPHMTSRRNMSFGLEMSTSLSDGEIDERVEEAARMMGIEDLLEKKPKELSGGQQQRVALGRAIVRDPAVFLMDEPLSNLDAKLRTQMRTELQALQQELDVTTVYVTHDQTEAMTMADRVAVLDGGELQQVGTPLECYHAPANRFVAGFIGSPSMNFFDVAYDAEAGELVHDAFAYPLSGSAREALAAADADEALTLGIRPEDVRLTDGEAGGHAIDIDVNVIEPLGDQTFVYFELGERTYTASVSGERVVREGEHVEVVFPEDRLHVFDRRTGEAIKNCDVGAEVGVSGVGATDADVGRSSAGD